Part of the Micropterus dolomieu isolate WLL.071019.BEF.003 ecotype Adirondacks linkage group LG17, ASM2129224v1, whole genome shotgun sequence genome is shown below.
GAGGTGGTGTGTGGCGTGGGTCCAGGCCTGACACCCCCCACCCATCCACACTACATCCCCCGGTATCCATCACCTGTGGTTGTTCCCCAAGTCACACATTCAAGCATTTGTGAGTGTTTTCCGCAGCTCCCATATTGTCCTGAGAATACAATGGATTCAGGTGTATGAGCGGAACAATTTGACAGAATTACTTAGAggattatttatgtgtgtttgtgtatatgtgcacGGCCTGTGTCCAGCCCCcagcagacagaggaggagatgcTTTGAGAGTAAGGCCCAGTGTTATGGAGGGTCAGGGGGAGTGATACTGGTGATCACTCTGCTGGCACTGGCCATCTGGCTTGGAGGtatatgtgtttattcataCAGATCACTGGGCATTGTCATTAATATTCATTTGCTGCTGTAATttattttggactaactgcatGAAATGTaagtgttgtggttgttgtggtaCTGATGACAgtagatgtgtttgttttttgataatGAGGTATGCTTTTACAGAGGATTGTAAGCTGGAAATAAACAACCACTACTTACCCACACTCATTACTACCTATACTCTACCCCAACGACAGTTCGCTATAGCACCCGGTTGGCAACAGTAACGGTCGATGACgacgatgatgacgatgatCACAGATATGAAATTCTGTCTTTGCCAAAGTTTGACACCTGCCCCAACAATACTGTCCAATGTGATGGGATAAGAGACTGCCAACTGGGCACTGACGAAACAAATTGTGGTGAGTgggcacatgcacacacacatagacctTACCAGAACCAGAGAAATACAGTGACAGATGGTGAAGATGGATGGCCAGATAGCTGATAGCCAAAAGGAAACCCCCAAAAGTCTAGAGGATCTTTGTGTTCACTTCTCATACATAGGTTTGGTAATGGGGACAATATTCTACCACAGGCAAATGCATTAAATGTCAATaaaacatctttttattttacacacataaacatttttatttatgtaacactTTTAAAGCAAGAAGTACAAAGTGCATTCCAGTAGACAGCACATCATTTAATTTTGTGAAAATTTTGGACTTCACTATCagggaagaaagaagaaagaaactgCATACAGCAGCACTCTTGCATTTGTCGAGGCTTGCCAAGAGAAGCCAATTTATTTCATGTTTGATCACTCTAATTGTTTTGCAGTTGCACACAAGCCAAAGACTCCACATTACTGTCACATAGTGTTAAGCATAACCCACCAAAGAGATGCTGTCTAAGTTGCCTGCTGTCTTTTGTCTCCCTCCATGTCTCCCGCAGTGAGGTTTGGTGAGGATGGCGTTCTGCAAGTTAAGTCATCTCAAGATGGTCGCTTCCTACCAGTGTGCTACAAGGGCTGGGACGACAGCTACGCCAACCAAACCTGTGCTCAGCTAGGATTCAGAAAGTAAAGAATCATCTCTTTAACTCAACTATAATTTTGTTGTTAGCTAACCTAACCTAAAGTGTGCTAAACAACACACATAAAATAGTATCAGAGCAGTAGTGCTGAatgctgaaaaacattttggatTAGCACTCCAGCATGAAAATATTACTATTCCTCATCATCATTCAGAGGCAGCTCAGGCTTCATGAAGGAGTAATTTAGCTGGTCCTTTTGCCAGACCCAATTTCAACAGCAGCTAGCGAACATGTGGGCTTATATCTCCAACCTGTAATTTAGCCACCGAGCTCCATCTAATTTCtcctcacctgctgctgtgtgtttagCGTTGAATTGATTCTCCACGGGTCTCTCTGGGGTGTCTCAGTGCGACAGAACTAGAATGAGTTTTTAGATCCAATCAGGTGTTGTTTTTCAACAAAATTGTCTATATGTGCAAGTTtatctcttcagccgtctgaactgcccttttctctgtctccagGTCCTATGTCACCAAACCCATTAAATCCCAAGAGTCCACTGGTTTAACATTGACTAGAAGATCGTCTTTGCCTATCCAGGGTCTGGTAAAAGTCAAGTATGCAATCTAATCTTTTTCCCGACTTGTTTCATACACAGCTCAGACTTAATCTATGATCCTTCTTATCTCAGTTTATTATGAAAGCTGTCTCATCATGTGAAATCTAACCATATTTGTGGAAGCAGTTAAAATAGTTTCTGCTTTTATGGGCTTATTAAACCACAAAAAGCATGTTGGTTTACTATATTTAGTTATTATTACATGTTAACTGACGTTTTTCTCATTGTTGCGTAATGCAGTTCTTCCTGTACAGGCCAGGAGACTGTCTTCCTGCAGTGTACGGGTAAGGAGCCTCCATCTGTTACTAAAGTGATGTGTgacacacagttacacaatctctctctctctctttttctgtctttgtctcatATGATTGCACATCCAGCCATTTTCCACTTGACCTTGCTGTAGTATAATTCTCTGAAATCAGCACTTGCCTTCTTTGAATCTTAAATCTGAATTAAATTCAGAGAACCTTTCTACAGACCACATTATGTGAGAGTTGGATTCATAAGCTTGAATTTTAACAATGATAAATAgggatgtgcgataccacttaccTGATGATCCAAGCAATACCCAGACTGGTGCTATTGCCGCTGTCGATACCAACACTTTTAACAACATCATCATACTCATTCCTGTGACTTAATATTTGATGTTTAGCGAGGTATGTGGTGTTGCCTCAGTAGTTCACCTTcgttgcacacacatcacacacagcgtcattattaTCTTTACAGCTAAAACACAGCCAGACATGACtccttttacagtcagccagtaTTTAGTCTttgtgggaaatgtaaagggctgcagtgGCTCACTTTAAATAAGTTACATCTCAGAGCCGTTGTACAcacatgactttgacaggcagAAGGAGAAGAAGTTCCTATCAACTgggtataattagaccatcctggtgacagcaagttatttatgataaaatacacactcacaccaaattactgagtttagatatcgatgaTTTTATATGACAAGTGATCCTGGAGCAGGAAAAGTTTGGATCAGAAATATCAATGCTTTAGTATCTATCCACACATAACTAATGATAAAACCAACCAAGTTTTATGTGCTGCATCATTCTGGATCAACTGAAGAGTCTTAAGGGACATTTGAAcggcctgataataaagaattgcagtaatccagcttAGAAGTAACAAACACATGGACTGTTTTTTTCCGCATCATTTTGAGAAAAGATATAcctgatttttgcaatgttACGCAGGTGAAAAAAGGAGGTCCTTCAAGTTTGTTTAATGTGGGAGTTAAAGGACATGTCCTAATCAAAGATAACGGCGAGATTCCTCAGGTCGTGCTGAAGGTCAGGGTGATGACATTCAGAGTAACTCTATCTTTAGTTAATGCATCTTGGATGTGttaataacttcagtttttgAAAATTGCAGGTAATACAGGTTTTTACATCCTTAAGGCTGCTTTAAGTTTGGCTGACTGATAGGTTTCATCTGACTTGATCAATAGacataattgagtatcatctgcataacttTGAAAGTTGATGGAGTGTTTCTTGATAATATTGCCAAAAGGAAgtatatataaagtaaataggattggtccaagcacaCAACCTTGTGGAACCCCCGGGACAAACTTTGGcttgcatggaggattcatcattaacatgtacaaactgaggttgatctgataaataggaattaaaccagcttagaatggttcctttaatgccaattaaactttccagtctctgtaatccTTTGTcttatgcagttttataaagcGGTAAAACAATATGATCATTCTATGCACTACCAAGGGATCTTTTAGCTGTTTCTTTGGTTTGTTGACAGTATCTCACATTGTCTTCCATTCCCAGACTGCGGTCGTCAGCAGTCTTTAGCCCGGATTGTTGGGGGCAGCACAGCAAAGACAGGTCAGTGGCCATGGCAGTTGTCGCTCCACTTCAGAGGATACCACGTCTGTGGAGGAGTTCTGATCTCTCCTGATTTTGTGCTGACTGCTGCCCACTGCTTCCCAAGGTGACCTGACACAGAAAATGTGTGCTCACTGTTTTTTCGCTTACACAATAAACTTTATTCTTGGCACATAATTCAAACATTGTAATTGTAGAAATGTATAATGTTCAGCTGCAGTCAACAAAGCTgaactgaaacatttcaaagTTACAATACTATGATTCAAAGTCCTGTATGCTGAAAACATAAGCACCAATGCCAAATCAGTATGTGTTGATTGCTTTCAACTGAACagtctctttctatgtcacaGAAGCAACTCCTTAATTCTCTTGGTGGACAACTGGAAAGTGTATGGTGGAGTGGTGTCTCTGGACAGACTACCTCAGCCCTACCTGGTTAAGAATATCCTACTGAACGAGAACTATGACAGCAAAACTAATGACCAAGACATAGCTCTGCTCCAACTTACGTCACCAGTTCTTTTCAATGGTCAGTCACATCATCACTCAATTGAAATGATGTTTATGTTCATCCTACATTCATGTTGGAAGTCTGACTCTT
Proteins encoded:
- the tmprss13a gene encoding transmembrane protease serine 13a is translated as MAKHDPNEPPPPYYSVAVHTQPPHIAYEEVVCGVGPGLTPPTHPHYIPRYPSPVVVPQVTHSSICECFPQLPYSPSRQRRRCFESKAQCYGGSGGVILVITLLALAIWLGVRYSTRLATVTVDDDDDDDDHRYEILSLPKFDTCPNNTVQCDGIRDCQLGTDETNCVRFGEDGVLQVKSSQDGRFLPVCYKGWDDSYANQTCAQLGFRKSYVTKPIKSQESTGLTLTRRSSLPIQGLVKVNSSCTGQETVFLQCTDCGRQQSLARIVGGSTAKTGQWPWQLSLHFRGYHVCGGVLISPDFVLTAAHCFPRSNSLILLVDNWKVYGGVVSLDRLPQPYLVKNILLNENYDSKTNDQDIALLQLTSPVLFNDKVQPACLPAFDQQFSQGAKCCTTGFGTTEAGSGTVSRDLMEVTVDIISTQVCNNPSVYGGAVNKNMLCAGDLKGGKDSCQGDSGGPLVCQGENRWYLAGLTSWGAGCGERNKPGVYTKVTSVLPWIYSKMQQMRL